Below is a genomic region from Sinorhizobium meliloti.
CCGTCATCCGAGAATCTCCGTCTCGAAGCTGTGCGGCAGCAGGTCGGAGAGCGCCAGCGTCTTCCTGATCCCCGTTTCGTCGCAAAGATAGATGCGGGTGCTCGCACCGGAAAATTCCGCCAGTCGCTGGCGGCAGCCGCCGCAGGGCGGGCAGAGCGCGAGTTTCTCGGCCACCACCGCGACTTCCGTGATCTTGCGCTGGCCGGCCATCACCATATGGCTGATCGCCGTCGTCTCGGCGCACCAGCCCTCAGGAAAGGACAGGTTCTCGATGTTTGCGCCCGTATAGATCCTGCCGTCCTCGGCGCGAATGGCGGCGCCGACCGGAAACTTGGAATAGGGCGCATGCGCCTTTGCCATGGCTTCACGCGCCGCGACAAAGAGTTCGTCCTTGGACATGGGTTTTTCCTTATAGTTATGCATATCGTTATCCCGAAACCGCTGCGCACTTTCGGGCGGCATGCATTAGCGCTCCTTCACATAGGGTACGCCGCCCGCCTTCGGCGGAATGGCCTTGCCGATGAAGCCGGCAAGCAGGATGACGGTGAGGATATAGGGCAGCGCCTGCATGAGCTGCACCGGAACCTGGCCGACAAGCGGCAAGGGCGTGCCCTGCAGACGGATGGCGAGCGCGTCGAGGAAGCCGAAGAGCAGGCAGGCAAACATGATATTGAGCGGGCGCCATTTGGCGAAGATGAGCGCCGCGAGCGCGATATAGCCCTTGCCCGCCGTCATGCCCTTGACGAAGCCCGCCGTCATCGCCAGCGACAGATAGGCGCCGGCAAAGCCGCAGAGAATGCCGCAGCAGATGACCGCGCGATATCTGAGCCAGATCACCGAGATGCCGGCGGTATCGACCGCGCCCGGATTCTCGCCGACGGCGCGCAGCCTCAGGCCGAAACGGGTGCGGTAGAGAATCCACCAGCTGATCGGCACCATCGCGAAGGCGAGATAGGTGAGCAGGAAATGGCCGGACAGGAGGTCCGCATAGACCGGCCCGAGGACGGGGATCTCGCGGATCATGTCCGCGTCGGGGAAGTTGATCGTCTGGAACCGCGCGCCTTCGGCAAGCGCCGGCGTGCGGCCGCCCTGCCGGAACCAGGCCTCCCCCAGGATCACGGTGGAACCGGCGACGATGAAGTTGATCGCCACACCCGAGACGATCTGGTTGCCGCGCTGGGTGATCGAAGCATAGCCGTGGACGAGCGACAGGGCCACGGAAACGAGGA
It encodes:
- a CDS encoding cytidine deaminase — its product is MSKDELFVAAREAMAKAHAPYSKFPVGAAIRAEDGRIYTGANIENLSFPEGWCAETTAISHMVMAGQRKITEVAVVAEKLALCPPCGGCRQRLAEFSGASTRIYLCDETGIRKTLALSDLLPHSFETEILG
- a CDS encoding ABC transporter permease, coding for MDFFHVLVVLLESTIRVSVPLVFAALAGLFTERAGVFDIGLEGKMLGAAFAAGAAAAVTQSVWVGLGAAILVSVALSLVHGYASITQRGNQIVSGVAINFIVAGSTVILGEAWFRQGGRTPALAEGARFQTINFPDADMIREIPVLGPVYADLLSGHFLLTYLAFAMVPISWWILYRTRFGLRLRAVGENPGAVDTAGISVIWLRYRAVICCGILCGFAGAYLSLAMTAGFVKGMTAGKGYIALAALIFAKWRPLNIMFACLLFGFLDALAIRLQGTPLPLVGQVPVQLMQALPYILTVILLAGFIGKAIPPKAGGVPYVKER